The Penicillium psychrofluorescens genome assembly, chromosome: 2 nucleotide sequence CCATGATCCTACAAAAGTGACTGTCCCTATTCTCGGCATCATTGTACATAGCATTGGCAGGCAGTGATGTAAGAAAGATGTTTACAAGCTCTCCGGACTGTGGAACATGTTCTAATTTAGCTCGGATAGAAAGAGCATTTTTATGTGAATGATTAGGTGTATCATGATATCCGGAGCCGATCGAGGTCGTGTAGCCCGTGAATAAGTGCGCTGGTTTCGCAGTAGCCAGTACAAAAAGAATCCCTCCCTAAATCTGGCCCAAGGTCAAAACCAGTGACGCCTTTCTTCCATGCACATGGGTCAGGTATGCGTCCAGTTCATGATCTTCGTCAATGAGAAATGGGATCACATTCCCCTGCTCATCTCGATCAATGCCTTCAATCTTGGTGATAGTTGAGTACGGATACCGAGCAGCAGCGAATTGCCTCAACTCGTCGATAGACCTGGTCGTTAGCTTTTCCGCCCAGGTCTTGGATGCTACCCCCGGCACCTGGCTCTGGGGACTGATCTGTAGATAGATCGGAGTATGGAGGAGGCTTGGGTTAAGCATGGGGTCCACGTAATCAAATGCATTGCCCGTATCATGCTGGGTATTTGCTGAAAAGGACGGGTCGTTAGCCGCCTGGAGTAAAGAAGGGTCGATCTGCATATCCCCAATCTCATTTGCGCTGATAGGCGCGCTCGCAAGCGCCTGGGATGCAAGAGTGCTAATGCCATTACTGATCCCATTGCCCAGCATGTTCCCCCCAACAGCATTGTTGGTGAGAGGGGGATTTGGGGACCCCGTGTGCTCGCCGGATCGCTTGCGTGCAGGGTCTCGTTTCGTCTGTTCGTCGCGAAGTCGTTTCATTACATCGCGGCAGAGAACTTCCAGGGCCTTCTTCACTTCGGTAGTGTGGTCGGGGTCTGCGGGACCCGGAGCCAAAATCCGCTGCAGAAGTTCAGAATTCCGGACCCATTGCTCTTTCATCTCCTGCCAGTGTTCATCGCCCGCCTCCAGCTTGCTAGTAAAGTGGTCCGCTTTGAGAATATCATAGAAGGCGTTGCGAATCTGGCGGCTCTCCTCTGGATTGATTCCCAGAGCGTTCTTGGCCTCCGCTATCGTCATTCGACGCTCCAGTGTTCTCATGCGTTTCGTAACGTCAGTGCAGACTACATCGAGGGCAAGGGTTTTCGCATCGCGCTGGTTTGGTTCGGTATTGAAGACTTGTTGAAGATGGGGGGATTCTTGAATCAATCGGTCCTTGGCGGCCTGCCATCGCTCCGGCCCTGCCGCTGTTTTTTTAATGAAGCCGGCTTCCTCGCAGATTCGCTGGAAGTGATCCCGCACTTGACGGTACATGGCGTTGTCTAGGCTGAGGTACTGCTTACTCTCATCAATGGTGGTCTCCGATGGAAAGCGTGGAGGCCCCGGGGGGTCCGCTGGCAAACCGGCCCACCCACGAGTACGGCGGCGACGCTTTCTCGAGGCCCACCGCTCTGCACTTTCTGTCTTCAAACGTTCAAGGCGCTCTTTGCGTTTCGCGATCACCTCAGGCGTCAGACCAGGCGACGCGGAATGATTACCAGCTGATTCGGGAGGTTGGGAGGTGTCATCGTCGAATCCATCATCATTCTTGTATACTTCCTGTTGTAGTGCAAGCAAGCCTTCGTCCTCTAGATGGGTCATTCGCGTTCCAGCGTTAGACTGGGACTTCATCCCATTTGGGACACGGAGAAGCCAGCGATTTTTTGCGCGCACACGCATCAACTCTCTTTCTTTGATATCGAAGCCCTCCTCATTCAAGATCCGCAGCATGTCGCGCTGTGTTGTATTCGTCTCCCAGAGCTGTTTGATTCGCGCAACGAGCTCGACATTTTTGTGGGCAGGGTTCTGTTTCGACGGAAAACCCCAGCGTTTGAACTGGTTTTGGAAGGCGCGTTTACTGTGAAGAGAACATGATTATTTTAGTGGCCAGTCTCGGACAGCAGACATGTCTCAACTCACCTCGGCGCAAACTGATAGGCGGTTCGCATGTGCTCCATGATATCCTCCAGGGCCTTCTTGTCCTGGATATACATCTGGTAGCAGATCTCCCGCTTCCCCGCCCAGTCGTACACCATGGCGGAAGAGACTCCCGGGGAGGTGGGAGGGgggcggagagggagaaagcTGTTTTGCGGAGCCACGCAGCGAGGAGCTGGTGTGGAGCTAGcaaggtggtggtggttgtcGCGGTGCGCCGTAGGGGAAAATGGGCGAgcaaggaaggggaggcAGAAGCGCACAAGATGCAGTTTGGTCACGTGACGAGTTAACTAAGAGACTGGGAACTGTAGCATTGAACTGGATTGTATTGCTTGAATTGAAGAGGACAGTCAGACACTGTCCAAATCTTAAGAAATGTTTATCGTCCTGCGACTTAACAACTCCcacccaaaagaaagaccGCTGtgcaaaagaaaaaagaaagtggCCACAAATGGCCGGACGCCAGTCGCCGACtccgaagagaaagggaaTAACGCGCTCGCTAGTGGGCTATGGACAGAAATGGAGAAAAGGAGGATACTAGCGAAGCTTTCGTGCGTTCCGTCGCAGCTTAAACACCCGGGTTCGCACCCACGTCACGAAGAGCATCCAGGTGCTCTTTGACTGGGATTTCCAGGATGCTGAGGGTTGCCGTTCGTGGGATTTCGGAGGGCTGGCTTGGGGGGGCCGCTTGGTCTTCTCGGACGTCTCTTGATCAGGATGTACAGCCGCCGAGTCGCGGTTTGGGGACAGCTTCTCCCGACGCCGcgtttgtctttcttccgcTTTGATCTGCTGTTTCTCAAGCCGGCGAGTCTTGGcggcttccttctcctcgaacGCTTGGCGAGCGGCTTGAATTGCGACCGCTCGAGAAATGGGGTCGGTGCTTGTCCGTGTGCGCGATCGAAAGGCAAAGTCAAGAGACGTCCTCGAGATCGGAGATGCGGTGTCCAATGTGCTCCCATTGTCTCTGGAATAGCCAAACGAAGGCCGGCTGGCGATGTTGGTTTGTGAAGTTCCCGACAATCGAGTAAAGGAATCGTCTTGAACGTGTAGTGACAGTCGTGGGGGCGGCCCTGACGAAGACGCATACATCGGGGTGCGCTGGGTCTCCGAACCGGGCAAAGTTGGAGATTCGGTTTCGGGGCTATCATCTTCGAGGTCGCTTTCATGGGCCGACGCTTGATACGACTGGCCTAACGGTGGTGTGAACGCGCTGGGCGTCTGCCGCATAGGGTGGACATATTGCGACCCCGGCTTGCTAATACTCGAGCCGGTGCCCGTGGAAAGCTGAGACGCCCCACTGGTAGACCGGTGATGTAAACCGGATGCTGTTCTTCGGTACGTACTTCCCGTGAGCGACTCACTCCGGCGCCGATCTCGATCGAGATTCCAATAAATGCCTAACCCGTCCTGCTCGGTTGATGACCGAGAGAGATCAATTGACGCCGACGGCGCATCATCCCGGGACATCCTGCGGAGGATCGGTTTGATGTGAACTTTTGTCTTGGCTGGTCTGCCCTTCTGTGATCGATAGTCCAATCCATCGGAGGATGTATTGAAATAGGACGCCGTCATCAGATTATGAGAATCTTGATTCCATGATTGTCCACCTGCGCCAATCTCTGGCGTAAGATTGCCCGAGGTCTTCGAACTGCGGTGTTTGGTATCGGGCGGGGAATACGACTGTTCGGAGAGGGCAGGGGACGGGTCCAACTTTTGCGCCGCGCCATCCAGATCAAGTGGAGCATGGGGCATCAGATGAGTGTCATTCTGGTGAGCAGTCCATCGGCCTTCGACGTTGGAGACTCCCCGAGCGCTTAGGAGgccattcttcttcgacggcGACAGCGACTCGGAATCGGTCGAGGCACGACTCCGTGAAATCGGACGAGCCATCTCATGGGCATACTGGACGTCCGTACGCGTCATACTCACCAGCAGTGAACAATAATACCTGTCCTCCAGCGGCTAACTCTAGGGAACAGGTGTCTTAGAGATGAATTACGCGGCGCATGGTGGTCGCTCGGATCGGCCTGTTGCAGCTGAGGATCGGCGGGGAGGGGGTGTCAGACGGTAAGACGACCGCCGGCGGTACGGAGGAGGCAGGATGGTTTGCGACGGAATGCGAACGAATACTGGTGAGCGATGGGGTTTAGAGGAGAATCAAGCGATGCGACACCATCGAAGACAACACTTGATCGGCACTCCCCGGATAGGCGCACGGTACAAGGAGAAGACAGCTTCGGGAGGCGAGACCAGGAGGTGAGAGCCGGTCAGGAAGCCAGAAAGATAGATGCAGCCAGGTAGAGACAGAAAGTGGGTATGAAATAATATGTCTGCAtgggggggaggaagagagaatagaggaagaaaagacagcTGAGTGGGTGAGCAGGtgagagaggaagaaagataagGTTGGGGAGCGGTGAAGCCGCAGACGGTGGGAGAGGCCCGCATGCGGCAGGTCAGGAGTATAGTGCCGACATCTGTACATTTTGAATGTAGTATCCGACACAGTCAACAGATGATAACTATAACTAGGTCGAATGTCCTGGTTCCGTATGCTCATGCCTCTGTCTAGCCAAATGTTGGTCTGTATCCTTTCTCCGGTTCCCTCCCAGCCCTAAACCCCCATACTGTACACTATGgaactatatatatatcgcgACCTCATCATGAACATGTACACACGCCCAGCCACTACCCTTAACTCTTAGCCTTTGCTAATCAAGGTGGGATTCCCCTGCCttgccccccccccccccccccaaaaaaaaaacacaacCTATTAACAACAGTTGGAGGGAAACGAGGAATACGAGCGCACGGAGAGCGATGAGTATGAGCAGAAGCAGGCTTACAGCGAGGTGGATCGGAGCTACATGCGCGAAGGAGTTGACTGGTGAGTCGGGTGTTTATTCTGGAAAATGATCATATATTGACGTCCTACTATGGCACGCAGACCACAGCGAGGCTATGATAAATATAAAAATCCTGGTTATCCATCCTAGGAGTATGAGAAGGGACGCGACAACCGCGCAGGGTATCATGTCGAGCGACACCGTCGGCACGAACGACGCTCCAGTGGAAAGTCCGACAGCGACGGAGGTGATGAGGAAAAGCACCGACATCGGCACCATAGTCATGACCGATCCGGCACGGAAAGCTCGGATTCGAAATTTGAACCCGAAGCCCCGAAGAACAGCGACGATTACCattctttgatttctccGGCCGCGGGTTGCTCTGTTCGGACCACCTTGTCACAGTTGAGCAGACGGAGTGGATCGAAGGCCAGTTTCAACTGAAAGATGTTCAAGATAGTTAGTGTCGATGTTCTCCATGACAGTCAATAGTGATTGTAGATGTGACCTACCCGGCGCATGGCATCCACGGTGGATTCACCCAGTTCGTGCTCGAGATAGTCTCGTTTGACAAGGCCAACTCCATGTTCTCCTGTTACTGTGCCTTCCATTTCCACGGCCCGCTTCACCATTCGATGAACGACACCCTCAGCAACCTTCTTTTCGCTCTCGTTGAACAGAATAATGGCTGATGCGAGTTAGCTGGGTTCGGGGACCCTTGCGTCACGGAGAAATAGCTCACCATGGAAATTGCCATCTCCAACATGGCCACAGATTCCGGCCAGCAGCCGGCTCTGCGTCATGTCTTCTTTCGTAGCCTCGATGATATCGGGGAGTTTGCTCATCGGGACTGCTACGTCTGTTGTCCAGACATGGTCTTCAGGGCTCCTTTTCATCGCCATGACACTCCACAGCGCCTGTTTGCGAGCGCTCCAAAGCTCCTgcatttcttcttcgccgcgAGCGAACTCAAATGTTCGGCCGGCGGTTTTAGACACAATCTTCTGGACCAGCCCGATCTGCTCTTTCACTGCCACGGGAGTGCCGGTAAATTTAAAGAACAAGGTAGGCGACTCCTTCCACTGCCGGCTGGTGGACTGGCTGGCATTAATGCACTTCATCTGCACATCGTCCAAAATTTCTAATCCGGCGACAGGGATTCCTGCCTCCACCACCTGTGTCACACACTCGGCCGCACTGTGAATGGACGGGAAGCTTGCAACAGCAACGTTCTGACTCTGAGGCTTCACGGTGAGCTTCAACGTAGCCTCCGTGACAAGACCGAGGGTACCCTCGCTCCCAATGAAGAGTTTGGTGAGATCATAGCCAGCACTCGACTTCCGAGGGCGCTGCCGAGTCTTGATGATTGTTCCATCGGCGAGAACAACGGTCAATGAGAGAACCCACTCACGCATGGTCCCATATCGGTAAGCATTGGTGCCGGAGCAGCCGGTCCCCACCATGCCTCCGATCATGGCTCCGGGACCGGGGTCGGGGGGAAAGAACAAGCCatccttggccagctcctcgTTCAAGTCCTCCCATCCGACGGCCGGCTGCACCACCACATCCAAATCGCGCTTGTGAAGCCCCAGAATGCGATCCATACGACCAAAATCAATGCAAACACCTCCTCTGGTCGAGGCAAAATGGCCTTCCAAGCTCGTGCCGCCCGAGTACGGCGTGACGGGGATGACGCGTTGGTGGCAGATTTTCATTATCCGAGAGACTTCCTCGGTGCTCGACGGATATAAAATCAGAAACGgcctttctttctccccgTGTGAGTAAGACGACCAATCCGAGCCCGCGTGCAATTCCAAGTCGTCCAGCGCAGTGGAGACATTCTCCTTACCGAGAATGTCGATGAAATCCGCCCACGCCGCCTGGAGGTTGGAGGGCGAGACATTGTGTGGGGGAGCGTCGATATCCGCAAGCGAGCTTGTTGACGACTTCGGGAGAGCTGCCGGCTTGAGTGACCCTAGATAGTATGCACTGCCGGAGAAAAAGACCAAGGCTGGACCGACGTTAGCGGGGATGGGGAAGCTTCGGGTCCGGGGTACCAGCGCATACCGAACATGAGGGCCGCATAGCGACCACCAGGGGACTGAGTCTGTAATTGGGCATATCGTTCCTGCTCGGTACGCTCGCGCTTGAGTCGTTGCTGGGTGCTTTCATACAGCTGGCTTTTGAACGACTGCTGCGGCTTTTCGTTCGGGCGAACGGTCGACACACTGAAGAGTCGGCGTTGCAGGGAAGGCGGAGTTGCTCTAAATC carries:
- a CDS encoding uncharacterized protein (ID:PFLUO_003567-T1.cds;~source:funannotate), whose product is MTRTDVQYAHEMARPISRSRASTDSESLSPSKKNGLLSARGVSNVEGRWTAHQNDTHLMPHAPLDLDGAAQKLDPSPALSEQSYSPPDTKHRSSKTSGNLTPEIGAGGQSWNQDSHNLMTASYFNTSSDGLDYRSQKGRPAKTKVHIKPILRRMSRDDAPSASIDLSRSSTEQDGLGIYWNLDRDRRRSESLTGSTYRRTASGLHHRSTSGASQLSTGTGSSISKPGSQYVHPMRQTPSAFTPPLGQSYQASAHESDLEDDSPETESPTLPGSETQRTPMYASSSGPPPRLSLHVQDDSFTRLSGTSQTNIASRPSFGYSRDNGSTLDTASPISRTSLDFAFRSRTRTSTDPISRAVAIQAARQAFEEKEAAKTRRLEKQQIKAEERQTRRREKLSPNRDSAAVHPDQETSEKTKRPPQASPPKSHERQPSASWKSQSKSTWMLFVTWVRTRVFKLRRNARKLR
- a CDS encoding uncharacterized protein (ID:PFLUO_003568-T1.cds;~source:funannotate), with protein sequence MLPVNAVALRALRGFRATPPSLQRRLFSVSTVRPNEKPQQSFKSQLYESTQQRLKRERTEQERYAQLQTQSPGGRYAALMFALVFFSGSAYYLGSLKPAALPKSSTSSLADIDAPPHNVSPSNLQAAWADFIDILGKENVSTALDDLELHAGSDWSSYSHGEKERPFLILYPSSTEEVSRIMKICHQRVIPVTPYSGGTSLEGHFASTRGGVCIDFGRMDRILGLHKRDLDVVVQPAVGWEDLNEELAKDGLFFPPDPGPGAMIGGMVGTGCSGTNAYRYGTMREWVLSLTVVLADGTIIKTRQRPRKSSAGYDLTKLFIGSEGTLGLVTEATLKLTVKPQSQNVAVASFPSIHSAAECVTQVVEAGIPVAGLEILDDVQMKCINASQSTSRQWKESPTLFFKFTGTPVAVKEQIGLVQKIVSKTAGRTFEFARGEEEMQELWSARKQALWSVMAMKRSPEDHVWTTDVAVPMSKLPDIIEATKEDMTQSRLLAGICGHVGDGNFHAIILFNESEKKVAEGVVHRMVKRAVEMEGTVTGEHGVGLVKRDYLEHELGESTVDAMRRLKLAFDPLRLLNCDKVVRTEQPAAGEIKEW
- a CDS encoding uncharacterized protein (ID:PFLUO_003566-T1.cds;~source:funannotate), which produces MVYDWAGKREICYQMYIQDKKALEDIMEHMRTAYQFAPSKRAFQNQFKRWGFPSKQNPAHKNVELVARIKQLWETNTTQRDMLRILNEEGFDIKERELMRVRAKNRWLLRVPNGMKSQSNAGTRMTHLEDEGLLALQQEVYKNDDGFDDDTSQPPESAGNHSASPGLTPEVIAKRKERLERLKTESAERWASRKRRRRTRGWAGLPADPPGPPRFPSETTIDESKQYLSLDNAMYRQVRDHFQRICEEAGFIKKTAAGPERWQAAKDRLIQESPHLQQVFNTEPNQRDAKTLALDVVCTDVTKRMRTLERRMTIAEAKNALGINPEESRQIRNAFYDILKADHFTSKLEAGDEHWQEMKEQWVRNSELLQRILAPGPADPDHTTEVKKALEVLCRDVMKRLRDEQTKRDPARKRSGEHTGSPNPPLTNNAVGGNMLGNGISNGISTLASQALASAPISANEIGDMQIDPSLLQAANDPSFSANTQHDTGNAFDYVDPMLNPSLLHTPIYLQISPQSQVPGVASKTWAEKLTTRSIDELRQFAAARYPYSTITKIEGIDRDEQGNVIPFLIDEDHELDAYLTHVHGRKASLVLTLGQI